A stretch of Amycolatopsis balhimycina FH 1894 DNA encodes these proteins:
- a CDS encoding DNA gyrase/topoisomerase IV subunit B produces the protein MTAETLYGADDLTHLEGLEAVRKRPGMYIGSTDSRGINHLFSEVVDNSTDEGVAGHATKVVVTLHADGSVQVDDDGRGIPTGTHAKSGLSGVELVLTRLHAGGKFGGSGYKTSGGLHGVGASAVNALSHRFDVTVKQDGKVHQMSFKHGVPGTFDAPGPKAKFTRRSGLNLTGKMKRGERSGTSIRYWYDARYFESGAALDVEGVRAKLRNTAFLVPGVTYVLRTAIEDTINEETFHFPHGLVDMVDFLSPSGEKPVCGTLLITGEGTYKENAADAAGVMQSNVERHAEVEVALRWGTGYERTVECFTNTIRNVHGGTHRRGFDRAMAKAVQDAISKTRGLLKPKEDMPTIEDVLEGMTAVVHVRLPEPQFTSQTKDELSTAGITRVLQGIVDKHVKAWTEDRKTKSEAKVVLQKVVDASRVRLTQKQQKDAARRKTALEGAAMPPKLVDCRTTGVARSELFLVEGDSALGSARMARVSEYQALLPLRGKILNVQKASLGDTLKNAEIASIVQVLGAGTGRTFDLTTMRYGRVILMADADVDGSHIRTLLITLFAKYMRPVIEDGRLYAAMPPLHKLVTKGRNPETHFTFTQREMEQKFAELERAGKSIVTPVPRFKGLGEMDADELWETTMNPATRSVRRITMDDAEAAEGALELLMGEKVEPRRNWLVASSDRVDREAIDA, from the coding sequence GTGACTGCCGAGACCTTGTACGGGGCCGACGACCTGACGCATCTCGAGGGTCTCGAAGCCGTCCGCAAACGACCCGGGATGTACATCGGCTCCACCGACAGCCGGGGCATCAACCACCTCTTCTCCGAGGTGGTGGACAACTCCACGGACGAAGGCGTCGCCGGCCACGCGACGAAGGTCGTCGTCACGCTGCACGCCGACGGCAGCGTCCAGGTGGACGACGACGGCCGCGGCATCCCGACCGGCACCCACGCCAAGTCCGGTTTGTCCGGCGTCGAGCTGGTGCTGACGCGCCTGCACGCCGGCGGCAAGTTCGGCGGCTCCGGCTACAAGACCTCCGGTGGCCTGCACGGCGTCGGCGCTTCGGCGGTCAACGCGCTGTCGCACCGCTTCGACGTCACGGTGAAGCAGGACGGCAAGGTCCACCAGATGTCGTTCAAGCACGGCGTCCCTGGCACGTTCGACGCGCCGGGCCCGAAAGCGAAGTTCACCCGCCGGTCCGGGCTGAACCTCACCGGCAAGATGAAGCGCGGCGAGCGCAGCGGCACGTCGATCCGCTACTGGTACGACGCGCGCTACTTCGAGTCCGGCGCGGCGCTCGACGTCGAAGGCGTCCGGGCCAAGCTGCGCAACACCGCCTTCCTCGTCCCGGGCGTCACGTACGTGCTGCGCACCGCGATCGAAGACACGATCAACGAAGAGACCTTCCACTTCCCGCACGGCCTGGTCGACATGGTCGACTTCCTCTCGCCCTCGGGCGAGAAGCCGGTCTGCGGCACGCTGCTGATCACCGGTGAGGGCACGTACAAGGAGAACGCGGCCGACGCCGCCGGCGTCATGCAGTCCAATGTGGAGCGTCACGCCGAGGTCGAGGTGGCGCTGCGCTGGGGCACCGGCTACGAGCGCACGGTCGAGTGCTTCACCAACACGATCCGCAACGTCCACGGCGGCACCCACCGCCGCGGCTTCGACCGCGCGATGGCGAAGGCGGTGCAGGACGCGATCTCCAAGACCCGCGGGCTGCTCAAGCCCAAGGAGGACATGCCGACGATCGAGGACGTCCTCGAGGGCATGACGGCCGTGGTGCACGTCCGGCTGCCGGAACCGCAGTTCACGTCGCAGACCAAGGACGAGCTGTCCACCGCCGGGATCACCCGCGTCCTCCAGGGCATCGTCGACAAGCACGTCAAGGCCTGGACCGAGGATCGCAAGACCAAGTCCGAGGCGAAGGTCGTGCTGCAGAAGGTGGTCGACGCCTCCCGCGTCCGGCTCACCCAGAAGCAGCAGAAGGACGCCGCCCGGCGCAAGACCGCGCTCGAAGGCGCGGCGATGCCGCCGAAGCTGGTCGACTGCCGCACCACCGGCGTCGCCCGCAGCGAGCTGTTCCTGGTCGAGGGCGACAGCGCGCTGGGGTCGGCGCGGATGGCGCGCGTGTCCGAGTACCAGGCGCTGCTCCCGCTGCGCGGCAAGATCCTCAACGTCCAGAAGGCGTCGCTGGGCGACACGCTGAAGAACGCCGAGATCGCGTCGATCGTCCAGGTCCTGGGCGCGGGCACCGGGCGCACGTTCGACCTGACGACGATGCGCTACGGCCGGGTGATCCTGATGGCCGACGCCGACGTCGACGGCTCGCACATCCGCACGCTGCTGATCACGCTGTTCGCGAAGTACATGCGGCCGGTGATCGAGGACGGCCGGCTGTACGCGGCGATGCCGCCGCTGCACAAGCTCGTCACGAAGGGCCGCAACCCGGAGACGCACTTCACCTTCACCCAGCGGGAGATGGAGCAGAAGTTCGCCGAGCTGGAGCGGGCGGGCAAGAGCATCGTCACGCCGGTGCCGCGGTTCAAGGGCCTCGGCGAGATGGACGCCGACGAGCTGTGGGAGACCACGATGAACCCGGCGACGCGCTCGGTCCGCCGCATCACCATGGACGATGCCGAAGCCGCCGAGGGCGCGCTGGAACTGCTGATGGGCGAGAAGGTCGAGCCCCGGCGGAACTGGCTGGTCGCCTCCTCCGACCGGGTCGACCGCGAAGCCATCGACGCCTGA
- a CDS encoding TetR family transcriptional regulator, with product MSAGFQRARRPEQVEARRAAILAAAKELLDRRPVADISLRELSCQVGLAKSNVLRYFDSREAIFLEVLDGVWTAWLDDLEKALDEPGPAEAGFAREERVAGTIARTLAERPLLCELISSTAPVLERNIPVDFARGFKRRVAANTERLGTLVRDRIPELPAEGARHFARGVLVLVSGSWPHANPTAAVAAAAAELGEPPVFAAGLGETLTNLLAGLVARGR from the coding sequence ATGAGCGCCGGATTCCAGCGAGCCCGCCGGCCCGAGCAGGTCGAGGCCCGCCGCGCCGCGATCCTCGCGGCCGCGAAGGAGCTGCTCGACCGGCGGCCGGTCGCCGACATCAGCCTGCGGGAGCTCAGCTGCCAGGTCGGGCTCGCGAAGTCCAATGTGCTCCGGTACTTCGACAGCCGCGAGGCGATCTTCCTCGAGGTCCTCGACGGCGTGTGGACGGCGTGGCTCGACGACCTCGAGAAGGCGCTCGACGAGCCCGGCCCGGCGGAAGCCGGCTTCGCGCGGGAAGAACGAGTCGCCGGCACGATCGCGCGGACGCTCGCCGAACGGCCGTTGCTGTGCGAGCTGATCAGCTCGACGGCGCCGGTGCTGGAGCGCAACATCCCGGTGGACTTCGCCCGCGGCTTCAAACGCCGCGTGGCCGCGAACACCGAGCGGCTCGGGACCCTGGTCCGCGACCGGATTCCGGAGCTGCCGGCCGAGGGGGCCCGCCACTTCGCCCGCGGTGTCCTGGTGCTGGTGTCCGGGTCGTGGCCCCACGCCAACCCGACGGCGGCTGTCGCGGCCGCGGCCGCCGAGCTGGGCGAGCCACCGGTGTTCGCGGCCGGGCTCGGGGAGACGCTCACGAACCTGCTGGCCGGTCTCGTCGCCCGCGGCCGGTGA
- a CDS encoding DNRLRE domain-containing protein: MGSRRSILPARAGVLTIVTALVATGTAVLTAGPAAAQTVTETAASSWAYVDSAAPKASFVNQAGNAPVGAHTYAGGTKHVFKSYVTFDISALKGNPLERAYLSTGETAVTDCSHPRTTEVWLTDSAKKPTWNNQPAELVKATGPYIDSSCPSRQITWTVTAAVQAALDAGRTTATFVLRLPDDQQNDLALGREYDPKAVLGLTFDKTPGKPSGLTVNYQACTAKPLVVSSQAHLTATVTDGDDSYLNGEFAFWPADAPDQRRTVGNTGIGVDQIWADVDSYLTEGVTYVWQARGKDYQGVFGPWSATCKFTTDFTPPKAAPVITSPDYAAEAPPGSGGTGVPGTFVFDAKGDKDVVGFKWDGGYAAADRRGGKATVRYAPRSSGPVSISAVSVDAAGNQGPTADYRFWVADNQPGVTCTPFDDYVGVTRTCTFTPYGSTPVTGYVYHLGNQPEDTVAAGPDGTATVQVTPTDPQLTYLQLAVRAQLATGYLTAESSTAVWSEPGEPEVESLTANPTQGLPAQFRVHAALPGSVSFTYHWNDEDLITVPLDADGTATVTVTPKTSSWGSFYGYTTTASGQNSGWGGMNVSVASNKPKVTSAEYPEGGDMTGAVGVPGTFVFSSPVPGAVSYTYDFNNGVHGTVAAGPDGTASVVFTPTQSYINSIWVTTKFADGTVSEQGSYTFYVAYSSPHFSCDATGWSVAPGQHIQCTLTPVQVNLATYGYRVDSGQETTLAPGSDGTATFAFDVPADAHSGSYVQLRVWSTNTAGTKSDESGTSFYVYVNTGASARGATAV; encoded by the coding sequence ATGGGCTCTCGAAGATCGATCCTGCCCGCCAGAGCGGGCGTCCTCACCATCGTCACGGCGCTGGTCGCGACCGGCACGGCGGTGCTCACCGCCGGTCCGGCCGCGGCGCAGACGGTGACCGAGACCGCGGCTTCGTCGTGGGCCTACGTCGACTCGGCGGCACCGAAGGCGAGCTTCGTCAACCAGGCCGGGAACGCGCCGGTCGGCGCGCACACCTACGCCGGCGGCACGAAACACGTCTTCAAGTCCTACGTCACTTTCGACATCTCCGCGCTGAAGGGCAACCCGCTCGAGCGGGCGTACCTGAGCACCGGCGAAACCGCCGTCACCGACTGCTCCCACCCGCGCACGACCGAGGTCTGGCTGACCGATTCCGCGAAGAAGCCGACCTGGAACAACCAGCCGGCGGAGCTCGTCAAGGCCACCGGCCCGTACATCGACTCTTCGTGCCCTTCGCGGCAGATCACCTGGACGGTCACCGCGGCGGTCCAGGCCGCGCTCGACGCCGGCCGCACCACGGCGACCTTCGTCCTGCGGCTGCCCGACGACCAGCAGAACGACCTGGCACTCGGCCGTGAGTACGACCCGAAGGCGGTGCTCGGCCTCACCTTCGACAAGACGCCGGGCAAGCCGTCCGGGCTGACCGTCAATTACCAGGCGTGCACGGCGAAGCCCCTCGTGGTCTCGAGCCAGGCGCACCTGACCGCGACGGTTACCGACGGCGACGACTCCTACCTCAACGGGGAGTTCGCTTTCTGGCCGGCCGACGCACCGGACCAGCGCCGGACCGTCGGCAACACGGGCATCGGCGTGGACCAGATCTGGGCCGACGTCGACTCGTACCTCACCGAAGGCGTCACCTACGTCTGGCAGGCGCGGGGCAAGGACTACCAAGGCGTCTTCGGGCCGTGGAGCGCGACCTGCAAGTTCACCACCGACTTCACCCCGCCCAAGGCGGCGCCGGTCATCACGTCGCCCGACTACGCGGCCGAGGCGCCGCCCGGATCCGGCGGCACCGGCGTCCCGGGGACGTTCGTCTTCGACGCCAAGGGGGACAAGGACGTCGTCGGGTTCAAGTGGGACGGTGGCTACGCGGCCGCCGACCGCCGCGGCGGCAAGGCGACCGTGCGCTACGCACCCCGCAGCAGCGGGCCGGTGAGCATCAGCGCGGTGTCGGTCGACGCGGCGGGCAACCAGGGGCCGACCGCCGACTACCGGTTCTGGGTCGCGGACAACCAGCCCGGGGTGACCTGCACGCCGTTCGACGACTACGTCGGCGTGACGCGGACGTGCACCTTCACCCCGTACGGCAGCACCCCGGTCACCGGGTACGTCTACCACCTGGGCAACCAGCCGGAAGACACCGTGGCGGCCGGCCCCGACGGGACGGCGACCGTGCAGGTCACCCCGACCGATCCCCAGCTCACCTACCTCCAGCTGGCCGTGCGGGCCCAGCTCGCCACCGGGTACCTGACCGCGGAGAGCAGCACCGCGGTGTGGAGCGAGCCCGGCGAGCCCGAGGTCGAGTCGCTCACCGCGAACCCGACGCAGGGCCTGCCGGCGCAGTTCCGGGTGCACGCCGCGCTGCCCGGGTCGGTCTCGTTCACCTACCACTGGAACGACGAGGACCTGATCACGGTGCCGCTCGACGCCGACGGCACCGCGACCGTGACGGTCACGCCGAAGACGTCGTCGTGGGGTTCGTTCTACGGCTACACGACGACGGCTTCGGGCCAGAACTCCGGCTGGGGCGGGATGAACGTCTCGGTCGCCTCGAACAAGCCGAAGGTGACGAGCGCGGAGTACCCGGAGGGCGGCGACATGACCGGGGCGGTCGGCGTCCCGGGCACGTTCGTGTTCTCCTCGCCCGTGCCGGGCGCGGTGAGCTACACGTACGACTTCAACAACGGGGTGCACGGCACGGTGGCCGCGGGACCGGACGGCACCGCGAGCGTGGTCTTCACCCCGACGCAGAGCTACATCAACAGCATCTGGGTGACCACGAAGTTCGCCGACGGCACGGTTTCCGAGCAGGGCAGCTACACGTTCTACGTCGCCTACTCTTCGCCGCACTTCTCGTGTGACGCCACCGGGTGGTCGGTGGCGCCGGGGCAGCACATCCAGTGCACCCTGACGCCGGTCCAGGTGAACCTGGCCACCTACGGCTACCGGGTGGACTCCGGCCAGGAGACCACCCTGGCGCCGGGGTCCGACGGCACGGCGACGTTCGCCTTCGACGTGCCCGCGGACGCCCACAGCGGCTCCTACGTCCAGCTTCGGGTGTGGAGCACGAACACCGCCGGCACCAAGTCGGACGAGTCGGGCACCAGCTTCTACGTCTACGTGAACACCGGTGCTTCGGCCCGGGGCGCGACGGCGGTCTGA
- a CDS encoding FMN reductase: MKLAAVTAGLSVPSSTRLLADRLAAATVAAAGSPVSVSVVELRDIALDITKNLLTGFPSPQLRTAIETVTGADALIAVTPVFTAGYSGLFKSFFDVLDADSLVGKPVLLAATGGTERHSLVLDYQLRPLFGYLKADPVATGVYAASSDWGSGEGALQRRIEKAGAELASLAAGRPAVAAGPEFVPFEQLLASAGE, from the coding sequence ATGAAACTCGCAGCGGTGACGGCGGGGCTGTCGGTCCCGTCCTCGACCCGCCTGCTGGCGGACCGCCTGGCCGCGGCGACGGTCGCCGCGGCCGGGTCGCCGGTCTCGGTTTCGGTGGTGGAGCTGCGCGACATAGCGCTGGACATCACGAAGAACCTGCTGACAGGGTTTCCGAGCCCGCAGCTGCGGACGGCGATCGAAACGGTGACGGGCGCGGACGCGCTGATCGCGGTGACGCCGGTGTTCACGGCGGGCTACAGCGGGTTGTTCAAGTCGTTCTTCGACGTGCTGGACGCGGATTCCCTGGTGGGCAAGCCGGTCCTGCTCGCGGCAACGGGCGGGACGGAAAGGCACTCACTGGTGCTGGACTATCAGCTGCGGCCGTTGTTCGGGTATCTGAAGGCGGACCCGGTGGCGACGGGTGTGTATGCGGCTTCGTCGGACTGGGGTAGCGGGGAGGGTGCCTTGCAGCGGCGGATCGAGAAGGCCGGGGCCGAGCTGGCTTCCCTCGCTGCCGGGCGGCCGGCCGTTGCGGCTGGGCCGGAGTTCGTGCCCTTCGAGCAGCTGCTCGCCTCGGCGGGGGAGTAG
- a CDS encoding PGPGW domain-containing protein produces MGLGKRMKRVLVVVAGAILLVVGVLLLVLPGPGLLLVLAGLLLLASEFPALERYVDPVRDRAMKAAEDSVSSPLRIAGSVLAGLALLAAGIVWATVKSLPFSGWSTGSSLILSSVILFALLGWSYHRVKSRRESGTKAATD; encoded by the coding sequence GTGGGGCTCGGAAAGCGGATGAAGCGGGTCCTGGTCGTGGTGGCCGGTGCCATCCTGCTGGTGGTCGGGGTGCTGCTGCTCGTGCTGCCCGGGCCGGGGCTGCTGCTGGTGCTCGCCGGGTTGCTGCTGCTGGCGTCGGAGTTCCCGGCGCTCGAGCGGTACGTCGACCCGGTGCGCGACCGCGCGATGAAGGCGGCCGAGGACAGCGTGTCCTCGCCGCTGCGGATCGCCGGCTCGGTGCTGGCCGGGCTGGCGCTGCTGGCGGCGGGGATCGTCTGGGCCACGGTGAAGTCGCTGCCGTTCAGCGGCTGGAGCACCGGATCGAGCCTGATCCTGTCGTCGGTGATCCTCTTCGCGCTGCTGGGCTGGAGCTACCACCGCGTCAAGTCGCGCCGGGAAAGCGGGACGAAGGCCGCCACCGACTGA
- a CDS encoding carboxymuconolactone decarboxylase family protein: MTDERFERGLKTLTEIDGEGGQRVLDNLADVSPALAEAVVSWGFGEIYSRPGLPPRERQLVTLGMLTALGGCEPQLEVHVNAALNVGLTPAEIVEALLHSAVYCGFPKALNATFTAKKVFGERGLLPVTAD, encoded by the coding sequence ATGACCGACGAGCGCTTCGAACGTGGCCTCAAGACCCTGACCGAGATCGACGGCGAGGGCGGGCAGCGCGTCCTCGACAACCTCGCCGACGTCTCCCCCGCGCTGGCCGAAGCCGTGGTGTCGTGGGGGTTCGGCGAGATCTACTCCCGGCCCGGCCTGCCGCCGCGCGAGCGCCAGCTCGTCACGCTCGGCATGCTCACCGCGCTCGGCGGGTGCGAGCCGCAGCTGGAGGTGCACGTCAACGCGGCGCTCAACGTCGGGCTCACGCCGGCCGAGATCGTCGAGGCGCTGCTGCACTCGGCTGTCTACTGTGGATTCCCGAAGGCACTCAACGCGACCTTCACGGCCAAGAAGGTCTTCGGCGAGCGCGGGCTGCTGCCGGTGACCGCGGACTGA
- a CDS encoding LLM class flavin-dependent oxidoreductase has protein sequence MQFGIFTVGDVTTDPTNGTTPSEHERIKAMVRIALKAEEAGLDVFATGEHHNPPFVPSSPTTMLGYIAAQTSKIILSTSTTLITTNDPVKIAEDFAMLQHLAEGRVDLMMGRGNTGPVYPWFGQDIRQGIPLAIENYALLRKLWREDVVDWEGKFRTPLQGFTSTPRPLDGVPPFVWHGSIRSPEIAEQAAYYGDGFFANHIFWPTSHFQQLIGFYRQRYEHYGHGAADQAIVGLGGQAFIRPKSQDARSEFRPYFDNAPVYGHGPSLEEFTDQTPLTVGSPQEVIDKTLTFREHFGDYQRQLFLMDHAGLPLKTVLEQLDLLGEQVIPVLRKELDSLRPAHVPEAPTHESLKAASASVEASV, from the coding sequence ATGCAGTTCGGAATCTTCACGGTGGGCGACGTCACGACCGATCCCACCAACGGCACCACGCCCAGTGAGCACGAGCGGATCAAGGCGATGGTCCGCATCGCGCTCAAGGCGGAGGAGGCCGGCCTCGACGTCTTCGCGACCGGCGAGCACCACAACCCGCCGTTCGTCCCGTCGTCGCCCACGACGATGCTGGGCTACATCGCGGCGCAGACGTCCAAGATCATCCTGTCGACGTCGACGACGCTGATCACCACGAACGACCCGGTGAAGATCGCCGAGGACTTCGCGATGCTGCAGCACCTCGCCGAGGGCCGCGTCGACCTCATGATGGGCCGCGGCAACACGGGCCCGGTCTACCCGTGGTTCGGCCAGGACATCCGCCAGGGCATCCCGCTGGCCATCGAGAACTACGCGCTGCTGCGCAAGCTGTGGCGCGAGGACGTGGTCGACTGGGAGGGCAAGTTCCGCACCCCGCTGCAGGGGTTCACGTCGACACCGCGGCCACTGGACGGCGTGCCGCCGTTCGTCTGGCACGGTTCCATCCGCAGCCCGGAGATCGCCGAGCAGGCCGCGTACTACGGCGACGGCTTCTTCGCGAACCACATCTTCTGGCCGACCTCCCACTTCCAGCAGCTGATCGGGTTCTACCGCCAGCGCTACGAGCACTACGGCCACGGGGCGGCGGACCAGGCGATCGTCGGCCTGGGTGGGCAGGCGTTCATCAGGCCGAAGTCCCAGGACGCGCGGAGCGAGTTCCGGCCGTACTTCGACAACGCGCCGGTGTACGGGCACGGGCCGTCGCTGGAGGAGTTCACCGACCAGACACCGCTGACGGTCGGCAGCCCGCAGGAGGTCATCGACAAGACGCTGACCTTCCGCGAGCACTTCGGCGACTACCAGCGTCAGCTGTTCCTGATGGACCACGCCGGCCTGCCGCTGAAGACGGTGCTGGAGCAGCTGGACCTGCTGGGCGAGCAGGTGATCCCGGTGCTGCGCAAGGAACTCGATTCGCTGCGGCCGGCGCACGTGCCGGAGGCGCCGACGCACGAGTCGCTGAAGGCAGCTTCGGCTTCGGTGGAGGCTTCGGTATGA
- a CDS encoding dihydrofolate reductase family protein: MTVVASFCMSLDGYVARPDDSVGPLFDWYTAGDVELPMVGYPTTFRVAPASASYLRSFLESVRGSAFVCGRRVFDYTHGWGGSPPGGGRAFVVTHRPPPSWSSENLAPFTFVSDVASAVEQAKAAGDGTVGVSGPSIAQQCLNLGLLDELRIDLVPVFLGEGVRYFENIGSDKSPLERVEVVAGEGVTHLHYRVHH, from the coding sequence ATGACGGTCGTCGCCAGCTTCTGCATGTCGCTCGACGGGTACGTGGCACGGCCCGACGACAGCGTCGGACCGCTGTTCGACTGGTACACCGCGGGCGATGTCGAACTGCCGATGGTCGGCTACCCGACCACCTTCCGCGTCGCTCCGGCCAGCGCTTCGTACCTGCGTTCCTTCCTGGAATCGGTGCGCGGTTCTGCTTTTGTGTGCGGTCGTCGCGTGTTCGACTACACCCACGGCTGGGGCGGGAGCCCGCCCGGCGGTGGGCGGGCTTTCGTCGTCACGCACCGGCCGCCGCCTTCCTGGTCCTCCGAGAATCTCGCGCCGTTCACTTTCGTTTCCGATGTCGCGAGCGCTGTCGAGCAGGCCAAGGCCGCCGGGGACGGGACTGTGGGGGTTTCCGGGCCCAGCATCGCCCAGCAGTGCCTGAACCTGGGCCTGCTCGACGAGCTGAGGATCGACCTGGTCCCGGTGTTCCTCGGCGAAGGAGTCCGCTATTTCGAAAACATCGGCTCGGACAAGTCTCCACTGGAACGCGTCGAGGTCGTCGCGGGCGAGGGTGTCACGCACCTGCACTACCGCGTCCACCACTGA
- a CDS encoding serine hydrolase domain-containing protein: MTRLFLVLAALLLGTATPAAAAAPAPDVDGYVRAYLDHTGLPGAAVAITHGADVVRVAGYGHDAAGTPITASTRLPIASLSKSMTAFAVLQLAEAGRLGLDEPVTRYLPEFRLADPRGARITVRMLLDQTSGMADSAFPDLKLPQPHSLAEAVARLRDARLAGEPGTKFHYHNPNYEAAARIVEVVAGQPFAEYLRTRLFTPLGMTSSTTVDEPPADLSPGYVRAFGFEVPVPEADWFTGGSHGVQSTAEDLARWLIAQRDGGGALSPSSVALAHTPAPGRDYALGWRAGSPGRLSHTGEWFSHTAAQLLLPGGYGVAVLANTGLALDNDAETLARGLATLLEGGSPEPALPAGVVADRVLAGLILLSVLLAALGVVHARRWAARRTSPWRTGLRLLPYLLPGLALVLLPELMSFVFAGRQGTFGQILHVWPGLVIWLGSMTLCALVVVVTRVSALVSGRQRPRREESVETTGVVAWGSESG, encoded by the coding sequence ATGACCAGGCTCTTCCTCGTGCTCGCGGCCCTGCTGCTCGGCACCGCGACCCCCGCTGCCGCGGCGGCGCCCGCGCCGGACGTCGACGGCTACGTCCGCGCCTACCTCGACCACACCGGGCTGCCCGGGGCCGCCGTTGCCATCACCCACGGCGCCGACGTCGTCCGCGTCGCCGGCTACGGACACGACGCGGCCGGCACGCCGATCACCGCGTCGACCCGGCTGCCGATCGCGTCGCTGAGCAAGTCCATGACGGCGTTCGCGGTGCTGCAGCTGGCCGAGGCCGGCCGGCTCGGGCTCGACGAGCCGGTGACGCGGTACCTGCCGGAGTTCCGGCTCGCCGATCCGCGCGGCGCCCGGATCACCGTCCGGATGCTGCTGGACCAGACGTCCGGGATGGCCGACTCCGCGTTCCCCGACCTGAAGCTCCCGCAGCCGCACAGCCTCGCCGAGGCCGTCGCCCGCCTGCGTGACGCGCGGCTCGCCGGCGAGCCGGGGACGAAGTTCCACTACCACAACCCGAACTACGAAGCCGCCGCCCGGATCGTCGAGGTGGTCGCCGGGCAGCCGTTCGCGGAGTACCTGCGGACGCGGCTGTTCACCCCGCTCGGGATGACGTCGAGCACGACCGTGGACGAGCCGCCCGCGGATCTCTCGCCGGGCTACGTGCGGGCCTTCGGGTTCGAGGTCCCGGTGCCTGAAGCGGACTGGTTCACCGGCGGCAGCCACGGCGTGCAGAGCACCGCGGAGGACCTGGCACGCTGGCTGATCGCGCAGCGCGACGGCGGTGGCGCCCTGTCGCCGTCCTCGGTCGCGCTGGCGCACACCCCGGCACCCGGTCGTGACTACGCGCTGGGCTGGCGGGCCGGAAGCCCCGGACGGCTGTCCCACACCGGCGAGTGGTTCAGCCACACCGCCGCGCAGCTCCTGCTGCCCGGCGGCTACGGCGTCGCCGTGCTCGCCAACACCGGCCTGGCGCTGGACAACGACGCCGAAACGCTGGCGCGGGGGCTGGCGACGCTGCTGGAGGGTGGCTCGCCGGAACCCGCGCTGCCCGCCGGGGTGGTCGCGGACCGGGTCCTCGCCGGCCTGATCCTGCTGTCGGTGCTGCTCGCGGCACTCGGCGTGGTCCACGCGCGACGATGGGCTGCGCGCCGGACGAGCCCGTGGCGGACGGGCCTGCGGCTGCTGCCGTATCTGCTGCCCGGTCTGGCTCTCGTGCTGCTCCCGGAGCTGATGAGCTTCGTGTTCGCCGGGCGCCAGGGCACCTTCGGGCAGATCCTGCACGTCTGGCCGGGTCTCGTGATCTGGCTCGGATCGATGACGCTCTGTGCGTTAGTGGTGGTCGTAACGCGGGTATCGGCTCTGGTGAGTGGCAGACAGCGGCCGCGACGGGAAGAATCGGTCGAAACGACAGGAGTGGTCGCGTGGGGCTCGGAAAGCGGATGA